In a single window of the Zea mays cultivar B73 chromosome 5, Zm-B73-REFERENCE-NAM-5.0, whole genome shotgun sequence genome:
- the LOC100281895 gene encoding GATA transcription factor 25 (The RefSeq protein has 2 substitutions compared to this genomic sequence), protein MAAEPAAADHDLRPPLADGAAAAGVGDASLAAAAGAAEALMSATSEQLTLVYQGDVYVFDPVPPQKVQAVLLVLGGYEVPPGLVNMAVSSANDEKNTTVAARRVASLMRFREKRKERCFDKRIRYSVRKEVAQKMKRRKGQFAGRSDFGDGACSSAACGSPANGEDDHFRETHCQNCGISSRLTPAMRRGPAGPRSLCNACGLMWANKGTLRSPLNAPKMTQQLLANPCKMVDTDDKNSNVLPVEHNQATPKTDSMMPKEEQKLDIRLPTEEDTKAVS, encoded by the exons ATGGCGGCGGAGCCCGCGGCGGCCGACCACGATCTCCGGCCACCCCTGGCGGATGGCGCCGCTGCTGCCGGCGTGGGCGCCGCCTccttggcggcggcggcgggcgcggcAGAGGCGCTGATGAGCGCGACGTCGGAGCAGCTCACGCTGGTGTATCAGGGCGACGTCTACGTCTTCGACCCCGTCCCGCCCCAAAAG GTTCAGGCTGTTCTTTTGGTACTTGGAGGGTACGAGGTTCCGCCTGGTTTGGTAAACATGGCTGTTTCTTCAGCAAATGATGAGAAG AATACAACTGTGGCTGCTAGAAGGGTTGCTTCCTTAATGAGATTCCGTGAGAAGAGAAAGGAAAGATGTTTCGATAAAAGGATTAGATACAGTGTGCGCAAGGAGGTTGCCCAAAA GATGAAACGGCGTAAAGGCCAATTTGCTGGGAGATCAGATTTTGGCGATGGTGCCTGTTCTTCTGCAGCTTGTGGCTCTCCAGCTAACGGCGAGGATGATCATTTTCGAGAAACCCA TTGCCAAAATTGTGGTATCAGCTCAAGGCTTACTCCAGCGATGCGTCGGGGCCCAGCTGGTCCGAGGTCCCTCTGCAATGCTTGTGGCTTAATGTGGGCAAATAAG GGTACTCTACGAAGTCCTCTAAATGCACCCAAAATGACTCAGCAGCTTCTTGCCAATCCATGTAACATG GTAGATACTGATGACAAAAACTCAAATGTTCTTCCTGTGGAGCATAATCAAGCCACACCCAAAACTGACTCGAT GATGCCAAAAGAGGAGCAGAAGCTGGACATACGCTTGCCCACCGAAGAAGATACGAAGGCAGTTTCATGA
- the LOC100281895 gene encoding GATA transcription factor 25 isoform X1 produces MAAEPAAADHDLRPPLADGAAAAGVGAASLAAAAGAAEALMSATSEQLTLVYQGDVYVFDPVPPQKAVLLVLGGYEVPPGLVNMAVSSANDEKNTTVAARRVASLMRFREKRKERCFDKRIRYSVRKEVAQKMKRRKGQFAGRSDFGDGACSSAACGSPANGEDDHFRETHCQNCGISSRLTPAMRRGPAGPRSLCNACGLMWANKGTLRSPLNAPKMTQQLLANPCNMVDTDDKNSNVLPVEHNQATPKTDSMMPKEEQKLDIRLPTEEDTKAVS; encoded by the exons ATGGCGGCGGAGCCCGCGGCGGCCGACCACGATCTCCGGCCACCCCTGGCGGATGGCGCCGCTGCTGCCGGCGTGGGCGCCGCCTccttggcggcggcggcgggcgcggcAGAGGCGCTGATGAGCGCGACGTCGGAGCAGCTCACGCTGGTGTATCAGGGCGACGTCTACGTCTTCGACCCCGTCCCGCCCCAAAAG GCTGTTCTTTTGGTACTTGGAGGGTACGAGGTTCCGCCTGGTTTGGTAAACATGGCTGTTTCTTCAGCAAATGATGAGAAG AATACAACTGTGGCTGCTAGAAGGGTTGCTTCCTTAATGAGATTCCGTGAGAAGAGAAAGGAAAGATGTTTCGATAAAAGGATTAGATACAGTGTGCGCAAGGAGGTTGCCCAAAA GATGAAACGGCGTAAAGGCCAATTTGCTGGGAGATCAGATTTTGGCGATGGTGCCTGTTCTTCTGCAGCTTGTGGCTCTCCAGCTAACGGCGAGGATGATCATTTTCGAGAAACCCA TTGCCAAAATTGTGGTATCAGCTCAAGGCTTACTCCAGCGATGCGTCGGGGCCCAGCTGGTCCGAGGTCCCTCTGCAATGCTTGTGGCTTAATGTGGGCAAATAAG GGTACTCTACGAAGTCCTCTAAATGCACCCAAAATGACTCAGCAGCTTCTTGCCAATCCATGTAACATG GTAGATACTGATGACAAAAACTCAAATGTTCTTCCTGTGGAGCATAATCAAGCCACACCCAAAACTGACTCGAT GATGCCAAAAGAGGAGCAGAAGCTGGACATACGCTTGCCCACCGAAGAAGATACGAAGGCAGTTTCATGA